The Pseudanabaena sp. BC1403 genome contains a region encoding:
- a CDS encoding DUF4157 domain-containing protein, producing MGQTNDKLTKTSSLVAPTSLNLQPRPFAPLESEEKDEAIPRKSGYSENFLEKIINTPSSESATPVQRKSGNRLKAIAAERMAIQAKPSTNAALQNQPVQRQESVEEEKGEGKLEDAKEFTMNPEPPPVQRKSGNRLKAIAAERQMAIQAKQSTDAESVVTVQRKSGNKLKAIAAERKAIQAKLTIGQPNDKYEQEAGATAARVVQQINSPITSQSQPVQRKFENRLRAKNAQKMSIQTKLAIAESNDNDEQKVDEATKVIQPLNTNSSAKALQREAVVNEEEEEAIQGKFEADVTVQAKAEIQPNQTGMPDRLKDGIESLSGIDISDVRVHTNSPKPSQIDALAYAQGNDIHLASGQEEHLPHEAWHVVQQKQGRVQPTLQTKGVGINDDTGLENEADVMGAKASSMISDSVPNKFDTQKASSDTSDRNNIQRTVNAQLSSNVIQRATSEWLKGRFGYPDTPNRLKFREKIGDVAFQEFRKYANEQIEPLVDFFKSQTLPILKPKEQCDLLIPLVGTPNLLDLMKDTLIKTQYNPALASAIYQLLAPLVGNVNESALMREALTLTNNDTDVAPAIKDYLLKYQTKGVKALAAAREKLKTKGNDPVVADRVMTETEEYNYHESVKDKVENLGNQKATNEYNEAIEENKQEREKYISSYDKTIDSSQPDESIAGEIGNKQAIDQYDKAVAEIDIETFKTTFEQKTGCKYDHTFTKKELEKPLLNKKIHEGLKSIFPSLDVPKSSSLVVKNLIKDKLEELEQKKLSLDNSLEGNKTKYKQETSKKLGEFETKKGKLDSGLEGNKTKYKDALKLAITPLFAFPDSEAASEWVLNSAGVDDKKATKLVAWLVNGLNATISLTDIQKIFTVFSLEKLENVHIPVGGADAKAKALMLLLNEAKTGEAGRFKTLIDLDETKDFTELLKFFKKANNDIDQALTIFSKKDSSKDVNKLLDELTVPPPTIVDPLQEGKDYLKHKGKAADASFLIAKSIPKVDSEKMLAKDWIVGHGEQVAHIYTESGNNVTRTIEVLDLLAKAKKPKTPVDVKKWLDYNHSFGNIYNKLQADKDQQFWAGETCAESTVPVTSRAGLGLGVKDDVNSVRIHALTHKTVGQFYSGGHFGNHGNGTEPGMVLPNNVGYTEYDIKPYSSDPNRGKNRIVVGGANHYYTSDHYKTFKRFRL from the coding sequence ATGGGACAAACTAACGACAAATTAACAAAAACTTCATCCTTAGTAGCCCCTACATCTCTAAATTTACAACCTAGACCATTTGCTCCATTGGAGTCAGAAGAGAAAGATGAGGCAATTCCAAGGAAGTCAGGATATTCTGAAAATTTCTTGGAAAAAATAATCAATACACCAAGTTCAGAATCAGCAACACCTGTGCAAAGAAAATCAGGAAATCGACTGAAAGCAATCGCTGCTGAGAGAATGGCGATCCAAGCAAAACCTTCAACTAATGCAGCCTTACAAAATCAACCAGTTCAAAGGCAAGAATCTGTAGAAGAAGAAAAAGGTGAAGGGAAACTGGAAGATGCAAAAGAGTTCACAATGAATCCTGAACCTCCACCAGTCCAAAGAAAGTCTGGAAATCGATTGAAGGCAATCGCAGCAGAACGGCAAATGGCAATTCAGGCAAAGCAGTCCACGGATGCCGAATCTGTCGTGACTGTGCAAAGAAAGTCTGGAAACAAATTAAAGGCGATCGCTGCTGAGAGAAAGGCGATCCAAGCAAAGCTTACCATTGGTCAGCCCAATGACAAGTATGAACAGGAAGCTGGCGCTACTGCGGCTAGGGTCGTTCAACAAATTAATTCGCCAATTACTTCGCAAAGTCAGCCAGTTCAGCGCAAGTTTGAGAATCGCTTGAGAGCAAAGAATGCGCAAAAGATGTCGATTCAAACAAAACTTGCGATCGCAGAGTCAAACGATAACGACGAGCAGAAAGTCGATGAAGCAACAAAAGTCATACAACCGTTAAACACAAACAGCTCTGCTAAAGCACTGCAACGTGAAGCAGTCGTAAATGAGGAAGAAGAGGAAGCGATTCAGGGGAAGTTTGAGGCAGATGTAACTGTACAGGCGAAAGCAGAGATACAACCAAACCAAACAGGAATGCCAGATCGGTTAAAAGATGGGATCGAATCGCTATCAGGCATAGACATATCGGATGTGCGGGTTCATACAAATTCCCCAAAACCATCTCAAATCGATGCCCTAGCCTACGCTCAAGGGAATGACATTCACCTTGCATCTGGACAGGAAGAGCATCTACCCCATGAAGCTTGGCATGTGGTACAGCAAAAACAGGGACGGGTACAACCTACACTGCAAACGAAAGGAGTTGGGATCAATGACGATACAGGACTGGAAAACGAAGCAGATGTAATGGGTGCAAAAGCATCCTCAATGATTTCCGACTCTGTGCCAAACAAGTTCGATACTCAAAAAGCATCATCAGACACAAGCGATCGGAACAATATTCAACGAACAGTTAACGCTCAACTTTCCTCTAACGTAATCCAAAGAGCTACGTCAGAATGGCTCAAAGGCAGATTTGGCTATCCTGATACTCCTAACAGGCTAAAATTCCGAGAAAAAATTGGGGATGTTGCTTTTCAAGAATTTCGAAAATATGCTAACGAGCAGATAGAACCTCTAGTTGATTTCTTCAAGTCGCAAACCCTTCCCATTCTTAAACCAAAAGAACAATGCGACTTACTCATCCCATTGGTTGGTACTCCAAATCTATTGGATCTAATGAAAGATACTTTGATTAAAACGCAATATAACCCAGCACTTGCTTCGGCTATTTACCAACTATTAGCTCCTCTAGTTGGTAATGTAAACGAATCAGCTCTCATGAGAGAGGCATTAACACTCACAAACAATGATACAGATGTTGCTCCGGCGATTAAAGATTACCTATTGAAGTACCAAACTAAAGGAGTTAAGGCTCTTGCTGCAGCAAGGGAAAAATTGAAGACAAAGGGTAACGATCCAGTTGTTGCAGATCGAGTAATGACCGAAACAGAGGAATATAATTATCATGAGTCAGTTAAAGACAAAGTAGAAAATCTTGGTAATCAGAAAGCAACTAACGAATACAATGAAGCCATTGAAGAAAACAAACAAGAACGGGAAAAGTATATCTCCTCATATGACAAAACAATCGATTCCTCTCAGCCAGATGAATCAATTGCTGGAGAAATCGGCAATAAACAAGCAATTGATCAATACGATAAAGCTGTTGCAGAAATAGATATAGAAACTTTTAAAACTACATTCGAACAGAAAACAGGATGTAAATATGATCATACCTTTACGAAAAAAGAACTGGAAAAACCGCTTCTAAACAAGAAGATTCATGAAGGTTTGAAATCTATTTTCCCAAGTCTAGATGTACCTAAGTCCAGTTCCCTCGTTGTCAAAAATCTAATAAAAGACAAATTAGAAGAATTAGAACAGAAGAAATTATCCCTAGATAATAGTTTGGAAGGGAATAAAACAAAATACAAACAAGAAACATCTAAAAAACTAGGGGAGTTTGAAACTAAAAAAGGAAAACTCGATTCTGGGTTGGAAGGGAATAAGACAAAATATAAAGACGCTCTAAAGCTAGCCATTACTCCGCTATTTGCTTTTCCTGATAGTGAGGCGGCTTCTGAATGGGTGCTGAATTCGGCAGGGGTAGATGACAAAAAAGCAACTAAACTGGTTGCATGGCTCGTGAATGGACTGAATGCGACGATCTCACTTACTGATATTCAGAAAATCTTTACTGTCTTCTCTTTGGAAAAATTAGAGAATGTACATATTCCAGTAGGAGGTGCTGATGCTAAAGCTAAAGCACTGATGCTATTACTGAACGAAGCGAAAACTGGAGAAGCTGGAAGGTTTAAAACCCTAATCGATCTCGATGAGACTAAAGACTTTACAGAATTGCTGAAGTTCTTTAAAAAAGCAAACAACGATATTGACCAAGCATTAACTATTTTTAGTAAAAAGGATAGCTCGAAGGATGTCAATAAGTTATTAGACGAACTAACTGTTCCTCCTCCTACAATAGTGGATCCCCTTCAGGAAGGAAAAGATTACCTCAAGCATAAGGGTAAAGCCGCAGACGCTTCCTTTTTGATTGCAAAAAGCATTCCAAAGGTTGATTCTGAGAAAATGCTTGCTAAAGATTGGATCGTCGGTCATGGCGAACAAGTTGCCCATATTTATACAGAATCAGGTAATAATGTTACTCGAACCATTGAGGTATTAGATCTTTTAGCGAAGGCAAAGAAACCGAAAACTCCTGTTGATGTTAAAAAATGGCTCGATTACAATCACAGTTTTGGCAATATCTACAACAAATTACAAGCCGACAAAGATCAACAATTTTGGGCTGGAGAAACCTGTGCTGAAAGCACTGTCCCAGTAACTAGTCGTGCAGGATTAGGATTAGGGGTAAAAGATGATGTTAATTCAGTCAGGATACATGCCCTTACTCACAAAACTGTTGGGCAGTTCTATTCAGGTGGTCACTTTGGCAATCATGGTAACGGAACCGAGCCTGGTATGGTGCTACCTAACAATGTTGGGTATACGGAATATGATATTAAACCTTATAGCAGCGATCCTAATCGGGGCAAAAATCGAATTGTTGTAGGGGGAGCAAATCACTACTATACAAGCGACCACTACAAGACGTTTAAAAGGTTCAGACTATGA
- a CDS encoding ABC transporter ATP-binding protein yields MAKKKKSEQKGQRSLKKTLRKSLTIFRYGIKALGLVWTTSRGLTLAIAIFTLISGLLPAAIAYVGKLIVDSVVLAASSGLLSDRNLALSYVGFEAILIVILAAVQKGLTVSQSLLRVLLGQGVNVLILEKALTLDLAHFEDSEFYDKMSQARAQASSRPLSLISRIFGLGQSALTLLTFSGLLLNFSVWAVIVLVLAAIPSFIAETRFSEHAFRLFRWRSPETRQQHYLETLLAREDYAKEVQLYQLGGMLLQRYRDVFDLLYKEDRNLTIQKGFWGYLLGLLSTGAFYAAYAWIVMEAIAGRISLGEMTMYLVVFRQGQSTFASALTSIGGMYEDNLYLANLYEFLEQPVPQSQGMITKGIVSEGIRFENVSFCYPESQEPVLKDISLHLNHGEKLAIVGENGSGKTTLIKLLTRLYTPSSGKILLDGVDLNDWDIDTLRRRIGVIFQNFVQYQFTVGENVGVGDVERINDDQEWEIATEKGMAKPFINNMPQKFGTQLGKWFKGGQELSGGQWQKIALSRAFMRSQADILVLDEPTAAMDAEAEMNIFNHFRSLTKDQMVVLISHRFSTVRMADKIIVMADGKIIEQGSHEQLLAADGRYAHLFSLQAAGYK; encoded by the coding sequence ATGGCAAAAAAGAAAAAAAGTGAACAAAAGGGACAGAGATCTCTTAAAAAGACTTTGCGTAAGTCTTTGACAATATTTCGTTATGGCATCAAGGCTCTAGGACTAGTATGGACGACTAGCCGAGGATTAACTTTGGCGATCGCTATTTTTACCCTTATAAGTGGACTGTTACCTGCGGCGATCGCCTATGTTGGCAAATTGATTGTCGATAGCGTTGTGTTGGCGGCGAGTAGTGGATTGTTAAGCGATCGCAATTTAGCACTCAGTTACGTAGGATTTGAGGCAATCTTGATCGTGATTTTGGCAGCAGTTCAGAAAGGACTAACCGTATCTCAATCATTGCTACGAGTGCTGCTTGGTCAAGGAGTAAACGTATTGATTTTAGAAAAGGCGCTTACCCTCGATCTGGCTCATTTTGAGGATTCAGAATTTTACGACAAGATGTCTCAGGCGCGAGCACAGGCTTCTAGTCGTCCGCTATCACTGATCAGTCGCATCTTTGGTTTAGGTCAGTCAGCATTAACTCTATTGACCTTTAGTGGATTGTTATTAAATTTTTCCGTTTGGGCAGTGATTGTCTTGGTCTTAGCGGCGATTCCTTCTTTTATTGCGGAAACCAGATTCTCAGAACATGCTTTTAGACTATTTCGATGGCGATCGCCTGAAACCCGGCAGCAACATTATCTAGAGACTTTATTGGCGAGAGAAGACTATGCAAAGGAAGTACAGCTTTATCAATTAGGCGGAATGCTGTTGCAACGTTATCGGGATGTTTTTGATCTCCTTTACAAAGAAGATCGCAATCTCACAATTCAAAAAGGATTTTGGGGCTATCTACTAGGATTGCTTAGCACAGGCGCGTTTTATGCTGCCTATGCATGGATTGTAATGGAGGCGATCGCTGGTAGAATTAGCCTTGGGGAAATGACCATGTATTTAGTCGTGTTCCGCCAAGGTCAGTCTACTTTCGCATCAGCTCTAACCTCCATCGGTGGCATGTATGAAGACAATCTCTATCTCGCTAATCTCTACGAATTTCTAGAACAGCCAGTTCCCCAATCTCAAGGCATGATTACTAAAGGAATTGTGTCAGAAGGAATCCGATTTGAGAATGTTTCCTTTTGCTATCCTGAGAGTCAAGAGCCAGTTTTAAAGGATATTTCCCTGCATCTTAATCACGGCGAAAAATTAGCGATCGTGGGCGAAAATGGCTCTGGCAAAACGACACTTATCAAACTTCTGACGCGGCTATATACACCTAGTAGTGGCAAGATTTTATTAGATGGTGTTGATTTGAATGATTGGGATATTGATACTTTACGCAGAAGAATTGGTGTGATTTTTCAGAACTTCGTGCAATATCAATTTACCGTAGGAGAAAATGTTGGAGTCGGTGATGTAGAACGCATCAATGACGATCAAGAATGGGAAATTGCGACTGAAAAAGGCATGGCGAAACCTTTTATTAACAATATGCCTCAAAAGTTTGGGACGCAGTTGGGCAAATGGTTTAAGGGTGGTCAAGAGTTGTCAGGTGGTCAATGGCAAAAGATTGCGCTATCTAGAGCATTTATGAGATCGCAAGCCGACATCCTCGTACTTGATGAACCTACAGCGGCAATGGATGCTGAAGCGGAGATGAATATTTTCAATCATTTCCGTTCTCTCACCAAAGACCAGATGGTAGTTTTAATTTCCCATCGGTTTTCAACTGTACGCATGGCGGACAAAATCATCGTGATGGCAGATGGCAAAATCATCGAGCAAGGCAGTCACGAGCAGTTATTGGCAGCAGATGGACGCTATGCCCATCTTTTTTCTCTGCAAGCGGCAGGTTACAAATAA
- a CDS encoding DUF4277 domain-containing protein, with amino-acid sequence MPQIDLQNIDHLGIIAGIVDNIGILEIIDRELGSHPQEKVSAGQVVKAMILNWMRFLTAPLYLFSDFF; translated from the coding sequence ATGCCCCAGATAGACTTACAAAACATAGACCATCTGGGTATTATTGCTGGGATAGTAGATAATATCGGGATATTAGAAATCATAGATCGGGAGCTAGGAAGCCATCCGCAAGAGAAAGTGAGTGCAGGGCAAGTGGTAAAAGCGATGATTTTAAACTGGATGAGATTCTTGACGGCTCCATTATATTTATTCAGTGACTTTTTTTAG
- the crtE gene encoding geranylgeranyl diphosphate synthase CrtE, protein MPQTLTETVAFNLDKYLRDLKQEVEAALDASIAVTYPEKIYESMRYSLMAGGKRLRPILCLAACELLGGDRASAMPTACAMEMVHTMSLIHDDLPSMDNDDFRRGKLTNHKVYGDDIAILAGDALLAYAFEFIADQTKGVPAERILKAIAHLGHAVAATGLVGGQVVDLECEGKRDVTAETLTFIHIHKTAALLESCVICGALLAGANDTDIKHLSTYANNIGLAFQIIDDILDITATSEQLGKTAGKDIAAQKVTYPSLWGIEASQQKAQELVAQAKAQLISYGDAALPLMALADYITARKN, encoded by the coding sequence ATGCCCCAAACATTGACCGAAACAGTCGCATTCAATTTAGATAAGTATTTACGCGATCTTAAACAAGAGGTTGAGGCAGCCCTTGATGCTTCGATCGCGGTTACCTATCCCGAAAAAATTTATGAATCCATGCGCTACTCGCTAATGGCTGGTGGCAAACGATTACGTCCGATATTATGCCTTGCTGCTTGTGAATTATTAGGCGGCGATCGCGCTTCGGCAATGCCTACCGCCTGTGCGATGGAAATGGTTCATACCATGTCATTGATCCATGATGATCTACCATCAATGGACAATGATGATTTTCGGCGCGGAAAACTGACTAATCACAAGGTTTATGGCGATGACATTGCGATTTTGGCGGGGGATGCCTTGCTTGCCTATGCCTTTGAATTTATTGCTGACCAGACAAAGGGTGTACCTGCGGAGCGTATTTTGAAAGCGATCGCCCATCTCGGTCATGCTGTCGCTGCGACTGGTTTGGTCGGCGGACAAGTTGTTGATCTAGAATGCGAAGGCAAGCGAGATGTAACGGCAGAAACGCTCACCTTCATTCATATCCATAAAACAGCCGCCTTGCTGGAATCCTGTGTCATCTGTGGAGCCTTGCTAGCTGGTGCAAATGATACCGACATTAAGCATCTATCCACTTATGCTAATAACATAGGTTTAGCTTTTCAAATCATTGATGACATCCTAGATATCACAGCAACTTCTGAGCAGCTTGGCAAAACGGCAGGCAAAGATATCGCCGCCCAAAAAGTTACTTATCCTAGCTTGTGGGGTATCGAAGCCTCGCAGCAAAAAGCACAGGAACTTGTAGCACAAGCCAAGGCTCAACTTATCAGTTATGGTGATGCAGCCTTACCTCTAATGGCTCTTGCCGATTACATTACTGCTCGGAAAAATTAA
- a CDS encoding SIMPL domain-containing protein, with the protein MLSDPNASTPRPASPFPQLFSGMLALSIALVGSAFLAGNALRSLRSNDILTVIGSSTRPIRADFVIWRSSVSSQQTTLPLAYQELKRYNERVRAYLKSKNIPDDAIVVSAIETQPIPETNSNGVQTGKTIAYRLIQRFEIRSKDVDGISAIARSSTDLINEGIPFTSEPAEYLYTQLSQLRVEMISEATKDAKARGDAIVNVSGSRLGTIRKAETDVFQITARYSTEVSNSGSYNTTSIDKDIRAVVAITFAVE; encoded by the coding sequence ATGCTGTCAGACCCTAACGCCTCAACACCAAGACCAGCATCTCCATTTCCACAACTATTCAGTGGAATGCTTGCCCTTTCGATCGCACTTGTCGGTAGTGCCTTTCTCGCTGGCAATGCCCTGCGATCGCTAAGGTCAAATGACATTTTGACCGTGATTGGTTCATCGACCCGTCCCATTCGTGCAGATTTTGTGATTTGGCGCAGCTCTGTATCTAGCCAACAGACGACATTGCCGCTTGCTTACCAAGAACTCAAACGCTATAACGAACGAGTGCGAGCCTATCTCAAGAGCAAAAATATTCCTGATGATGCGATCGTCGTCAGTGCGATCGAAACTCAACCGATTCCAGAAACCAATAGTAATGGAGTTCAAACTGGTAAAACCATAGCTTATAGATTGATCCAACGCTTTGAGATTCGCTCTAAAGATGTCGATGGCATCAGTGCGATCGCGCGATCAAGTACAGACTTGATTAATGAGGGTATTCCCTTCACCTCGGAGCCTGCGGAATATCTCTATACGCAGCTTAGTCAGTTACGAGTGGAAATGATTTCTGAAGCGACGAAAGATGCGAAGGCTAGAGGCGATGCAATCGTCAATGTTTCAGGCAGTCGCCTCGGCACAATTCGCAAGGCGGAAACAGATGTCTTTCAGATTACGGCGCGATATTCCACTGAGGTCAGCAACAGTGGCTCTTACAACACCACCTCGATTGATAAAGACATTCGAGCGGTGGTAGCGATTACTTTTGCTGTTGAATAA
- the folD gene encoding bifunctional methylenetetrahydrofolate dehydrogenase/methenyltetrahydrofolate cyclohydrolase FolD — MAVIIDGKALAKKMQKAIAEEVAQLQTQYGRPPGLAVLMVGDNPASAAYVRNKETACNKAGITSFGKHFPASVTQAELEQVIDELNADDRVDGILIQLPLPENLDAIALLNRLHPDKDADGLHPNNLGKLARGEVGLRSCTPAGVMELLAEAKIDIAGKNAVVIGRSILVGKPVALMLLEENATVTIAHSRTKNLAEITNKADILIAAIGRPEFVTAAMVKPNAVVIDVGINRITDYEGKSRLVGDVDYANVSEVASHITPVPGGVGPMTVTMLLHNTVWSYKEKVKSKK, encoded by the coding sequence ATGGCAGTAATCATTGATGGCAAGGCTCTTGCTAAGAAAATGCAAAAGGCGATCGCTGAAGAGGTCGCACAACTACAAACTCAATATGGTCGTCCTCCAGGGTTAGCCGTGCTGATGGTGGGAGACAATCCTGCCAGTGCCGCCTATGTAAGAAATAAAGAGACCGCCTGCAATAAGGCGGGGATCACCTCCTTTGGAAAACATTTTCCTGCTAGCGTCACTCAAGCAGAATTAGAGCAAGTTATTGACGAGCTAAATGCTGACGATCGCGTAGATGGCATCTTGATCCAGTTGCCTCTGCCAGAAAATTTAGATGCGATCGCCCTTTTAAATCGTCTTCATCCTGATAAAGATGCCGATGGGCTGCACCCAAATAACCTCGGCAAATTAGCAAGAGGTGAAGTTGGCTTGCGGAGCTGCACACCTGCTGGAGTGATGGAATTACTAGCTGAAGCAAAAATTGATATTGCTGGCAAAAATGCCGTTGTAATCGGGCGCAGTATTCTTGTCGGCAAGCCAGTGGCACTAATGCTACTCGAAGAAAATGCCACAGTGACGATCGCCCATTCGCGCACTAAAAATCTCGCCGAAATTACCAACAAAGCCGATATCTTAATTGCCGCGATCGGTAGACCTGAATTTGTGACAGCCGCAATGGTCAAGCCTAATGCCGTGGTCATCGATGTCGGGATTAACCGCATCACCGACTACGAAGGCAAATCTCGCCTAGTTGGCGATGTGGACTATGCCAACGTTAGCGAAGTTGCTTCACACATTACCCCTGTTCCTGGCGGTGTTGGTCCAATGACAGTGACGATGCTTTTGCACAATACTGTTTGGAGCTACAAGGAAAAAGTAAAAAGTAAAAAGTAA
- a CDS encoding DUF1830 domain-containing protein encodes MNQTKQIQIIRLQIGLDECIEKAVFPEENFCFEAPSDACLEISTYTIATAILCDRIPCLQL; translated from the coding sequence ATGAATCAAACTAAACAGATTCAAATTATTCGATTACAGATTGGGTTAGATGAATGCATTGAAAAAGCAGTTTTTCCAGAAGAGAATTTTTGTTTTGAAGCTCCGTCTGATGCTTGTTTAGAGATTAGTACATACACGATCGCTACAGCCATTTTATGCGATCGCATACCTTGCCTACAACTATAG
- a CDS encoding divergent PAP2 family protein produces the protein MNLHPVGEILDNQVLLIALCSSLTAQILKLFIELAQFRQLRFKIMFETGGMPSSHSALVSALATGIGRTQGWDTPQFAIATVFAFIVMYDAAGIRRAAGKQAKVLNQIMVEVFEEEHDPLKELLGHTPAQVVAGSILGILLMWWFL, from the coding sequence ATGAACCTCCATCCTGTTGGCGAAATCCTCGATAACCAAGTTCTGCTAATTGCTCTATGTTCTAGCCTAACAGCACAAATACTCAAACTATTTATCGAGTTAGCCCAATTTCGACAACTCAGATTTAAAATAATGTTTGAAACAGGAGGAATGCCTAGCTCTCATTCAGCCTTAGTCTCGGCATTGGCTACAGGTATCGGTCGGACTCAAGGATGGGACACACCTCAATTTGCGATCGCTACAGTTTTCGCTTTTATCGTCATGTACGATGCCGCAGGTATCCGCCGCGCCGCAGGCAAGCAGGCAAAGGTTCTCAATCAAATCATGGTGGAAGTGTTTGAAGAAGAACATGATCCTCTTAAAGAGTTATTAGGTCATACCCCCGCCCAAGTTGTTGCTGGATCAATCTTAGGCATCTTGCTGATGTGGTGGTTTTTATAA
- a CDS encoding HAMP domain-containing histidine kinase, with product MDKQNKESIVFSEYINTISNLNTSTKDQEESLNYFVTESIKVKEANTTFMIDEVISDSILRLSRIKAPRGIQILFEMNHDSIVYARRDMICCMVRNLIVNIIKFGSNGEKIKISSDTVQDKVRTSISISGGITNKNDFYELFQEHENISNPNKIDEIIARIELLLCRQFTEANNTNLSVVYREEEQDLLFTFSLSKAIMSIYDCRIKSNSPVNKLIHWHSSF from the coding sequence ATGGATAAGCAAAATAAAGAATCGATAGTTTTCTCAGAATATATTAATACAATTTCAAACCTGAATACTTCTACAAAAGATCAAGAAGAATCTCTAAATTATTTTGTAACTGAATCAATTAAGGTCAAGGAAGCAAACACTACATTTATGATTGACGAGGTAATATCTGATAGCATCTTGAGGTTATCTAGAATTAAAGCCCCAAGAGGGATTCAGATTTTATTTGAAATGAATCATGATTCTATTGTGTATGCACGTCGAGATATGATCTGCTGCATGGTTAGGAATCTCATTGTTAATATCATAAAATTTGGTTCCAATGGGGAGAAGATAAAAATTTCTTCTGATACTGTTCAGGATAAAGTCAGAACATCTATTTCTATCTCTGGCGGAATTACCAACAAAAATGACTTTTATGAACTTTTTCAAGAGCATGAGAACATATCTAATCCCAACAAAATCGATGAGATAATTGCAAGGATTGAATTGTTATTATGTCGCCAATTCACCGAAGCGAATAATACTAATCTATCAGTTGTATATCGAGAAGAAGAACAAGATCTCTTGTTTACCTTCTCCCTATCAAAAGCGATTATGAGTATATATGATTGTAGAATTAAATCGAATAGTCCAGTCAACAAATTAATACACTGGCATAGCAGCTTTTAA